Below is a window of Panthera leo isolate Ple1 chromosome B4, P.leo_Ple1_pat1.1, whole genome shotgun sequence DNA.
TCGATGAGCCGGCCGACCCTGCTGATGCCATCGAGGTGGCCACTCTGGACAAGGAGATGGCTGAAGAGCGGGCTGAGTCCCCGCAGCGGGAGGTGGAGGCATTGAAAGAACTTGTGGACGAGCTCAGCACGGACTTGGAGATCCTCAAGGCTGAGATTGAAGAGAAGGGCTCAGACGGGGCAGCGTCCAGTTACCAGCTCAAGCAGTTTGCGGGGCAGAACGCCCGCCTGAAGGGTGCCCTGGCGGGGGATCTTTCTTCCTCGGCGAAGCAGGAGCACGTGAAACTCCAGAAGCTCGTGGAAAAGAAGAACCAAGAGCTGGAAGCTGTGAGTCAACGGCGGGAGTGTCTGCAGGAGGAGCTGAGCCAGGCAGAGAGCACCAGCCATGAGCTCAGGGAGCACGCGGATGCTGCTCTGGGTGCTGAGGACGGGGTGGAGATGTTAACAGACCGGAACCTGAGTCTAGAAGAGAAAGCGCGAGAGTTGAGAGAGGCCGTGGGGGACTTGGAAGCGACGAATGAGATGATGCACGCGAGACAGAACCGGAGCTGCGGGGGCAGCTGGACGCGGTGGGCGCGGGTTCGGGAAGCCCAGGAGCGTGAAGAGGCAGCCCGGGAGTTACTGTTGCAAACCATCAAGAAGTACCGCCAGCTGACCGCCCACCTTCGGGACGCGAATCGGGAACCGACAAACCGGCAAGAAGCATCTGTGGGGAGGCAGCAGCAGCTGCGCCCGGGGACGTACTAGCCCAGTACCTGGCATGCagaaggcactcagtaaatgagtGAATTTGGTTTGAGGGCCTTTCGTATGCCCTGTGCTGTTGCGTGGGGGATGGAGATGACTTCGCTGGACCTTTCTGGATGCACCTCTCTGTCTAACCTCCATCAGCCAGTCCTGGAGGGAGAGAACATCTAAACGGATGTAAATGCCAGCAAACACTATGTCACGgtgctgttctaagtgctttaccttTAACTCATTTCCCTCCCACTGTCCACGACTGACTCAGTGGTAGGAGCAACTGTTTCCCCTgtttttacaggtgaggaaacagtgGCACAGAGGGGCCGCAGAAGCTGTCCAGGTCACACGTGTTGATGTCTGAGCTGGGAATCAAGATTCAGAGCCTGGCTTGAGTGTGTGCCACAACCCTGCACCAGCCACCCCGGGGGAGTAAGTGCTGTGgtgctgggggccgggggtggaTTTGGGGGGGTGGCTGACGAGCCCACAGGATCAAGAAGTCTCTGGAGAAGAGGAGCTATTCATGTGGGAGGGGAGAGTCCCCGGCAGGAGGACCCCTTAGGGTACATTCTCTGGGACAGGAGTGCCCCCAGAGGAGTGACCGGGGAAGGGTGGTCTAATTGACATCAGACTCCATGAATTTGCCTTAAGGACCGTGGGGGGTCATGGAGCCCAGTTATACTGTCAGACaggctttcttttctgcttctaaaaTAGGTAGattgttttcttatgtttatgtttattgtctgtttcccCACCTACGCCCCACAGTAAGCTCCACAAGGGCaggaatctttgttttgttcatggtTATGGCTCTAGCTCCTGGAACATACAGTAAGCACTCCATAAATGAACGAATCAGATGGATGAGGGTTGAGTGTGGGATGCCTGTGGGAGGCTAGGTAGAGATGAGTAGATGATTGCGGGATGTGTGAATCTGTCTCTCAGGAGGGCAAAGAACCAAGCTCTGTcgtattcctttcttcctcccaatCTGGGACAGTCAGCACACGGTCCCCGGGGTGGAGGAGTTCTGTGTATTCCAATGTCCCAGCGAACAGGGGCGCTACAGGCCAGGCCGGTGGTTTCCTATAGCGCCCTCGGTTCAGCGGGCTCTGGAGGGGCCAGACGGCCTCTTTGGCCACTAGGTGGCGCCGCAGGACAGCTTTCTTGCACCACGCGACTCCCGGCGATCCCGGCTGCTGCCGTCCAGGTTCGGGTTTCGGGGTGGGAGTGTGGGGTCAGGGCACCCTTCGGCCTCAGCTGGTTCTTTGCAGCCAGCACCACATGGCTGCGGCTTCCTGCTGCCTCTGACTCGCGGCCTTCCGAGGCCAGGCTAGACACCCCTCGTGGGCCTGCTGAGGCCGCGGTCAGGTTGGGCCGggccaccatccccccccccccccccccgttgggggacggggaggggttgggggggttggggaggatgaGACCTAGCTCCGAAAAGGGGTGTGTAAATGGCAGCAGGTGGGCTCTCACTGTTAGGAAGGCTGCAGTCACCCTAGGTAGTCCCTTAAAGGagagtgcctcagtttcctcatctgttaaatggggttTAGCCCCTAATATGGTGGGAGTGAGGAGGAACTGGTAAATTAATACAGGTAAAACACCCAGAGCTGGGACTGGAGGTCAGCACCCAGCCACTGTTTGCAGGGGATATTACAGACATGCACTCCCATTCTGGGCGGGAAGGAGGTGCCCAGGAGGTTGCTGCCTTCCCGTGCCCGACCCTGTCTCCTTCCTCGCCTTCCTGGAACCAGCTTAACCCCACCAGGCCTCAGGGGGACCAAACGCTCAGAGGGAGGTAAGGTGTtctgcaaggtcacacagcatttcaagagcagaagcaggactagaacccaggtctctgaATGCTgaggaagagtgtgtgtgagtatgtaggagtgtgagtgtgtgcaagtttgagtgtgtgtgttggggggcccCTGGCATCTTGGgctttgcttttgcttctttctttccatcttccttcaGGCTCtatgtgtctctgtctccttgcCCTGGTCTCTGGTTCTcgtctttctctctgtgcccccgccctctctgtctcaaagtcctctctctttccatctctttctctgtcaccccccccccccccccccagcccccaagctCCTGGCCTCTCTCCACCTTCAAATTGAAAACCCAAATGGAATTTCCAATTGCCTTTTCCGAGTGGTGATTGCCAGTCTCTGTGATTCCAgccctcccttctctgtgctgcCTGCCCAGAGTTATTGCTGTCCCTCCTCTCACCTCTGCCTCCCGACTCCTGCCCTCGGTGGCTTTGAAGTGTGTTTACCTGAGAGCTCCAGAGAGAATCCATTTCTGCCCTGTCTGGTTTTCGGTTGATGTGTGAGGGGGCTGCTTTCAGCCTCTggtctcctctgtccctctcagaGTCTCTCGggctttcttttctaaaaggtGATAGCTTTGTCTCATTCCCTCCTGACCACGCTGTCATCAGGCAGTCACTCCTCTTCAGTTTCCCAGATCAAGGGCAGAGCTTGGGGGAGGGGCGTCCCCAGGGGTCGGAGGCAGACACAGATGCTCCAGGTTCCACAGACTGGACTCACACGACTGTGTGCCTCCAAGCAAGCTaccttccttctctgggcctgtTGCTTCCTCTGTGGATTGGGCTTTGAGAAGTATTGTCCAGCCCGCCTCCCAGggctgagagtggggagggctTCAGAGCTTCCCGGTTCCTGGGTCCCAAGGTCTGGAGGGAGCTTGAGTTTGGGAGCCAGGCTGTGCagattcaaattctggctttcccactcactagctgtgtgaccttgtgtaagtcgcttaacctctctgtgcttcggtTTCGTCATCTGTGAATTGAATATAATAAGGGTCCCTACCTTGTAAGTACGGTTGCAGTGAGGACTGAGTGCAAAGAGCTTAGGAAGGAAAACTGGGCACAGAGTAAGTGCCATATGTTTGTAAATAAATGATGGCCCTAGGTGCCAGCAGGGTGCTTGTGGGACCTGTGCCCACATCTGTGTGTAGGGCCTGCACATGTATGTAGCCACCCGACCTCTGTGCTCTTGTGATCAGCACAAGGGGAGGTTTGA
It encodes the following:
- the LOC122225468 gene encoding LOW QUALITY PROTEIN: dynactin subunit 1-like (The sequence of the model RefSeq protein was modified relative to this genomic sequence to represent the inferred CDS: inserted 3 bases in 2 codons), which translates into the protein EEEEGLRAPVWDQEEKLETPWLKQAEDKAKLKELKTHKIQLEQVQEWKSEMQEQQAVLQEARKEAKEAREAKGRYFDEPADPADAIEVATLDKEMAEERAESPQREVEALKELVDELSTDLEILKAEIEEKGSDGAASSYQLKQFAGQNARLKGALAGDLSSSAKQEHVKLQKLVEKKNQELEAVSQRRECLQEELSQAESTSHELREHADAALGAEDGVEMLTDRNLSLEEKARELREAVGDLEATNEMXARETEPELRGQLDAVGXRVREAQEREEAARELLLQTIKKYRQLTAHLRDANREPTNRQEASVGRQQQLRPGTY